From Calderihabitans maritimus:
TAATCGAACAATGCAATCCCCCCCTGGTTTTTTTATAGTTTGTTGAAAAACAAGTGAATTGATACCTTCTGTTGGCTCTGGCTTGTATTTTTTAGCCGAACAGCCAGAAGTTTTTGTTTATGCTTAACTATAGTTTAAGCGATGGTTGTTTATAGTTGGTGAAGAAGAAGTGTAGAAACTTTGAAAAATTTGTGAACGTGAAAGGTCTGCCGGTAAGTTCGCGGCATTTTTTATGATTGACATACGGGATATTGTAGCCTATAATATCGATAATCGATATCGTGAGTTGATATAAAAAGGAGGATGCCATGAAGGAACAAATCTTGCGCAAACTTTTCCTGGGTTTTGTACAGCTTCACATACTTTATCACGCGGAAAAAGAGCCCATTTTCGGGAGGGCAATGATTGAGGAACTGAAAAGACACGGTTATGAAATTAGCGCCGGTACTCTCTACCCGCTTCTTCATAACCTGGAAGCAAGCGGGCTTTTGGCGAAGCGGGAAGAAATTGTGGAAGGCAAGGTTAGGAAATACTATACCATTACGGAAGAGGGGAAGGTGGTTTTGGACGAGGCTAGAGAGAAGGCGTTGGAACTGGTCAGGGAGATAGCGGAGAAATGAGGGGTGAGGTAATGTTTGAGCTGCGGAAGGTAAGATATAAAAACGTGCTGTTCATTGACGAGCTGGCCATACCGCCCCGCAAAGTAACCTGTATCGTGGGGGGGAGCGGTAGCGGGAAAACCACGCTTTTGAAACTTCTCAACCATATGATAAGCTGTGACAGCGGTGACGTTTTTTTTGAAGGCAGAAACGTTAGGGAGCTGGACCCGGTGAAACTACGCCGCCGCGTAGTTATGCTGCCCCAGAATCCGACCATCTTTCCCGGCACGATAAAAGATAATTTAATCCAGGGGTTTATCTTTTCCGAGATTCCGGTAGCTCCTGATGAAGAGCTGAGAAAAGCTTTGCAAATGGTTAAATTGGACAAGGAACTTCACGTTGCCGCGGCCGATTTGTCAGGTGGAGAGAAGCAGCGCTTGGCTCTGGCCAGGATTCTTCTCCTGGAGCCGGAGGTCTTGCTTTTGGACGAGCCTTCTTCTGCCCTGGATGAAGAAACGGAGGAGCATGTAATAAAGAGACTGGTGGAATATGTGAAGTCCGGAGGAAGAACTCTCATCATGGTAACTCATTCCAAGCAAATGGCCCAAAATTACGGGGAATATATCGTGACGTTGGAAGAGGGAAGGGTTGTCAAGGTGGGGGTTAACACCGCCGCCGGAACGCTGGCTTAAGCGGAGGAGGAGTTAAGGTGGAGCAGATTATTAATATCGGTACGTTTCAACTTATGGCGGCATATGTTTTTATACTCATTCTTTTGTTAATGGTACGCGGGCGGAGAATCGGTTACGAGAAAGAGATAATCCTGGCCGCCGCCCGCATGACCATACAGTTAATCTTGGTAGGATATATTTTGACTTTTATTTTCGACCAAGAGCATGTCCTTTTGACCATTTCCGTTTTTGTCGTCATGGAGGCTTTTGCCATCCAGAATATCTTCAGCAGGGTTAAATCCAGGATACCCCTGCGGTTGAAGAAAATTGTGGCCCTTTCCATGATTTTGGGGACGTCAGTCAGCCTGGGCTATTTTCTGGTGGTGGTAATAAACCTGCAACCCTGGTATGAGGCTCAGTATTTTATTCCGATAGCGGGAATGATAATCGGTAATTCCATGACCGGGGTGTCTTTAGGGGTGGAGAGGCTGATTAGTGGAATGAAGAATAAGAGAGAACAGGTGGAAGGAGCTTTGATGTTAGGGGCAACCCCCAAGATGGCGGCCCAGAGTATAGTAAATGATGCCTTCGCCGCTGCCATTCTTCCGACTATTAACTCAATGGTAGGTATGGGCATCGTATTCTTACCCGGGATGATGACCGGGCAGATACTTTCGGGCGTTTCTCCCCTGACTGCTATTGAATACCAGATTGCTATCATGTTGGGAATCCTGGGCAGTGTATCGCTTACTGTATTTATGCTGGTACAATTGGGATATAAGGCTTTCTTTAATGAAAGAAGTCAGCTGGAGCTACCTGGAGGGGATGGATAGGTCGCATTTCAACAGGGTAAACTGTTTATGAAAATGAAGGAAGTTGAAGAGCCCCGCCCGTAACGCGGGGCTCTAAGTTTATACTTCTCGTCACCCGGCTTATTGTAAAAGCCGCTTGAGTATTTTCCCGCCCGGGCCTTTAGGCAGGCTGTCGGTGAATTCGATAATTTCAGGAATCTTATACTGGGCCAAGCGTTCTTTCAAGTATTTTATAATTTCCTGGCGTTCCAGGGTATGTCCCTCTTCCGGTACTATCACGGCTTTGACTGTTTCCCCTTTTACGGGATGGGGAACACCGATTACGGCAGCTTCGGCAACGCCCGGATAAGACAGCAGGAGTTCTTCTACTTCTCTGGGATAAACGTTGAAGCCGGCGGTAATGATCAATTCTTTTTTGCGCCCTGCGATAAAGAAATAACCGTCTTCATCGCGGCGTGCCAGGTCGCCGGTGTGAAGCCAACCATCTTTGAGGGTCTCCCGGGTGTCGGCCTCCCGGCGGTAATACCCTTTCATAACATTGGGCCCGCGTACTACCAGCTCACCTACCTCACCCGGCGGCAGTTCACGGCCCGTTTCATCTATTACTTTAGCTTCTACATCTGGTATGGAAACGCCGATGGAGCCTGCTTTTCTTTTACCGTAAATTGGATTAAGGCATACCACCGGTGAAGCTTCGGTGAGTCCGTAACCCTCTACAATAGAAACACCGAACTTCTCTTCGAAACCCCGCTGTACTTCGCCGGGGAGCGCTGCTCCGCCGGATATTACCAGCCAGAGTTTAGGAAAAGTATTCCGAGGACTCATTTTTTGTAATACGGCGAACATGCTGGGAACACCGCAGAAAATAGTAATATCTTTATTGGCAAGAGTATCTAGGACCTCTTTGGGGCGAAAAGCGTCTAAAATAGTAATCTTGGCGCCTAAATATAGGGGAGTTAAAACACATACTGTCCACCCGAAGCTGTGGAACATAGGTAATACGGCAAGAAAATTTTCTTCCGGTCCAAGTTTTGAAAAATCTTTTAAGGACTTGACATTGCTAACAAAGTTACGGTGAGAAAGCATAACTCCTTTGGGATGACCGGTAGTACCCGAGGTGTAGAGAAAAGTACATACCTGATCATCATCAACTTCAGGAAAAGAAGTGAGTGGTTGGGAAAGAATTTGACTTTTGGTCTTTTCATCTAGAGGTACTGCTTGTGTAGGGGAATTTGAAACTAAGGCTGACAGTTTGTTGGCCATATCCGGCTGGGTTAACAATATGCGTGGTGCGGCATCTTTGACGATATAGACAATTTCCTCCGGAGTGAGCATCAGGTTCAGAGGAACGGCTACTCCGCCGGCTTTGGTTATGCCAAGGTAAGCAAAAATAAATTCTGGACAGTTTGGAAGCGCTAAGGCAACCCTGTCACCGGGCTGGATGCCCTGGGAGATAAAGTAGGAAGCGTAAGCATTAACAGCCTTGTTTAATTCCGCGTAAGATATTCGGGTATTTTGATACTCTAAGGCCGTACGTTCCGTTGCTTCCGCATGAAGAGCGGCGAGGTCATGAATTTTCATTTCTATCTCTCTCCCTTTAAAAGTTTAGTATGGCCCAATATAGTGCAGGAATGTACTCGGTAATTTGGAATTCGTCAACAAGCCTTTTTTTCCTCTTTTTTGGAACTGAAAGTGCCTTGTTTTTATTCGCAAATGGGACTGAGGGGCTGTCAATAACTTGACAAAATGTCACCCCAAAAAGGGGTTAATTATCGTGAGAAAATGTCACTTTTATAGTGAA
This genomic window contains:
- a CDS encoding PadR family transcriptional regulator, producing MKEQILRKLFLGFVQLHILYHAEKEPIFGRAMIEELKRHGYEISAGTLYPLLHNLEASGLLAKREEIVEGKVRKYYTITEEGKVVLDEAREKALELVREIAEK
- a CDS encoding ABC transporter ATP-binding protein — encoded protein: MRGEVMFELRKVRYKNVLFIDELAIPPRKVTCIVGGSGSGKTTLLKLLNHMISCDSGDVFFEGRNVRELDPVKLRRRVVMLPQNPTIFPGTIKDNLIQGFIFSEIPVAPDEELRKALQMVKLDKELHVAAADLSGGEKQRLALARILLLEPEVLLLDEPSSALDEETEEHVIKRLVEYVKSGGRTLIMVTHSKQMAQNYGEYIVTLEEGRVVKVGVNTAAGTLA
- a CDS encoding ABC transporter permease, translated to MEQIINIGTFQLMAAYVFILILLLMVRGRRIGYEKEIILAAARMTIQLILVGYILTFIFDQEHVLLTISVFVVMEAFAIQNIFSRVKSRIPLRLKKIVALSMILGTSVSLGYFLVVVINLQPWYEAQYFIPIAGMIIGNSMTGVSLGVERLISGMKNKREQVEGALMLGATPKMAAQSIVNDAFAAAILPTINSMVGMGIVFLPGMMTGQILSGVSPLTAIEYQIAIMLGILGSVSLTVFMLVQLGYKAFFNERSQLELPGGDG
- a CDS encoding long-chain-fatty-acid--CoA ligase; its protein translation is MKIHDLAALHAEATERTALEYQNTRISYAELNKAVNAYASYFISQGIQPGDRVALALPNCPEFIFAYLGITKAGGVAVPLNLMLTPEEIVYIVKDAAPRILLTQPDMANKLSALVSNSPTQAVPLDEKTKSQILSQPLTSFPEVDDDQVCTFLYTSGTTGHPKGVMLSHRNFVSNVKSLKDFSKLGPEENFLAVLPMFHSFGWTVCVLTPLYLGAKITILDAFRPKEVLDTLANKDITIFCGVPSMFAVLQKMSPRNTFPKLWLVISGGAALPGEVQRGFEEKFGVSIVEGYGLTEASPVVCLNPIYGKRKAGSIGVSIPDVEAKVIDETGRELPPGEVGELVVRGPNVMKGYYRREADTRETLKDGWLHTGDLARRDEDGYFFIAGRKKELIITAGFNVYPREVEELLLSYPGVAEAAVIGVPHPVKGETVKAVIVPEEGHTLERQEIIKYLKERLAQYKIPEIIEFTDSLPKGPGGKILKRLLQ